The Suricata suricatta isolate VVHF042 chromosome 16, meerkat_22Aug2017_6uvM2_HiC, whole genome shotgun sequence genome contains the following window.
ATgagaagagcaggagagggaggggatggaTGGCACACCAGGCACTGCTCCAAACACAACCTACACGACACACTCCTTTGTTGGAGAGGCCTCGGCGGGGCCGGGGGTGGGAAACAGGAGTGATGACAGGAGGATCTGACCCTGGGTTAACGAGAAGCTGGAGGTGGTCAGGAGGTAGGAATGGCTGAATGCAGCAATGTGGGAGATGGGTGTCTGTTTCTGCCACCACAGGAGAGTACTGCTCTCTGGGGACTGTGTAACCAGGGCAGCAGTGGCAGAGGGAAGCCTAGAGGAAAGAGCTCCAGGGAGTTGAGTGGAGGACCAGAAGTGGCACAGGAGGGGGATGCTGCCCCTCTCCGCTCCaagcctgcctcctgcccccaccagAAGGAAGCTACCCCTGCCTTCCTCCAAGAGGTCTCCAAAAACAATGACCAGTGAGGGTCCCTAGTGGACCAAATCATACCATCTTCCAGGGACCAGTCAGGGATCTGGACTGCCAGTGTCTGCTCCTACAGTAAAGAAGAGAGACTCCTCTGTTGAATACTTACTACGGACCAGGAGATGTGGTCAAGCAGGAACAGCCCTTCCAGAGGAATCCCTCCTGGACAGGTATGGGGGCATCATGGGATCCTGGCATAGAGCCAGCACCATCACTCAGCTCTTGGCACCCAACAGCCACCAGCAGAGAGGCAAGGAGTAAGGGCTTAGAGATACCTCACAGCAAAGAATTCTAAATCAATGTGTATTTCCTTGTGCTGTCAGCTATTGAGACAGACATGGAAAAGCCATCCCCTTACTCTGGGAGCAGGATGCAGCAAGAGAGGAGTGATGAACTGATGGTCCATCACAGCTCCCCTCCACACTGGAGGTGGGAATGCGAGGCAGTTAAAGGCAGCCAGAAGAATCCAAGCACGAGCCTGGAAATATGCCATCTGCCTCATTGCATTTCACCTGCTGCCTGCACAAAACATCCAGTCTCCAGCTCTCCAACATCCCTGGGGAGGTCATCCCCATGGTTCTGGGCCAAGGCCCTGTCCCTACGCAACTGGCTGCTCCCTATCAGGGCATATGAACCAGGCTGCACGATCAGCCCCCTCACAGGCACCGACCCCTTTCACCTACAGAGCAACAGGACATGGCACGTCCTCCATACCTCCCTTTATCTTCAACATGCCAGGGCTGAAAGACAAGAGTTAGGGTCATTTAAAGAAGTTGGAAAGTAAATGTGAACTCTGGCTCTGGCCACTCATTCTACTGCAGGGCTATCAGAACTACAAGATGGTCCAACTCACGTGCCTGAGCGCCTGCCCCTTGGCACCATGTGGATGGGTAGTCGGACTGTAGCCCAGAGGCCGTCCCTGCAAAGCCACCTCCCTCCAACAAAATCCCCCAGGGAGTGACATGCTGGGCCTGCAGGTGGCCTTCCTCTCCCATCAAAATTCTGTCCCTTGCCTGGCAGCACTCCCTCTCTGAACAAGACACTAAGAGAACCTTCACCCCAGGCCCCCAGTTCATAGGGCAGTCAGCTGGGCTTGCCCACAGCTCAAAGACTGCCCAAGCACAGGGTGACAATTAAAGGCTGCCAAATGAGGCAGACAGCAAAGCTGCTGATGGTACCACTTTGCCATCAGTCCCACAGGAGCCTCTTCATCCGTCCTTACTCTAGGAATAGAACTCTTGACAAAAGCAGTAACAGTAGGCCGCCAACATCACATTTCATGTCAAGTCAATCACGGAATCTCCAAGTCGGTGGACCGTAACAGTCCCCTAGTATGGGTCTGACAGATGATGACTCACCTTCTGTGTCACTCCTTTAGAAATAGCTGCTCCAGCCCTTCTGGTATCTCTCAGGACAAGAAGCTCCCTCTTTGGAGATGGCTGTTTGTGTTTTCAGCCTGCTCTCACGCTCAACACAGGCCTTCCTCACATCTGGCCAACATATGTCCCCCATCCCTTCCAACATGACCCTGGCTTGGCCCCCTCTACTCTGGCACCTCAGGTCCCCAGAGAAAATGCAgatttctcttctcaaaattaTCTGGCTCCTTCCCAGCATTCCCTCCTCTTTCAAGACTCCCACAGCTGCTTCTAAGCAGTTCTGGTCATAGActactagacacatctccagtAGGCTCTTCACTTTTTCCTGGAGTTCAGCCCCCAGATGAGGGGGCTGCCCCATCTGCCTGCCAGCCACTTTTGGGTCCTTTCCCAGGGAATCAACAACCACCAGTGCTTCCCTCAGGAGAAGCCAGGAGAAAGTACCGGGAACATGTGTATTGATAAGGTCTTCAAGGACCTTACAGACCTGAGAGGAAAGATGTCCACAGACAACAGCCCAGGAAAGTGCTGAAACAAAGATTCCAGCAACATCCTGAGGCATGTAGGTCGGGGAACAGAGACTGTGGGGATGGAAAGGCCAAGAACTCTGACACCAAGAtggcctggattcaaatcccaggcCTGCCACCCTCTAGCTGTGAGACCATgtacaagttacttaaccttgcgagcttcaatttcctcatctttaaaacggGGGATGACACCCATCTGGCAGCACTGTTGTAATTAAACATGTTGGATACAGAACCCCTAGCACTTTGTCTGGTACTCAGTAGGCACGACACGGCACTGTTCTTAATGGAAGCAATTTTTGAATTGAACCTTTCAGAGCTGGTCAAATTTCTACGGCCAATACTGGGAATAGAGTGAAAAGCCTGAGCAAAAGCTTAGCATGCAGAGTGAAGGGTGTGTAGGAAatggggcagagagtggggctAGGGCCATGGCCTGAGTATCTAGAATATCAGGACTGTGGGGTGAGAGCCAGGCACTGAGTGTATTTCCCTCCACCACTGGGCCCCCCCCACGGATGTCAAGGCAGAAGCCTACATATCCTCTGGACCAGAGGGCAGTCAGGCCTCTCTCAATCTGCCCTTGTAAGCTGATGCTCCTGCAGAGCTGCAGGAGGATTCTGTCCCCACTCATCTCACTAAACTATGGTTCACACCATGTGGAGCTCATTCTCTGGATTCTCTGATCTGCCCCATCTGCCCCCAGGACGCCAGATTCCCCCATCCCCAATGGGGATTACTCCAACATCCCCCAGTCGGTCTTCCTCCTGTGAGTCTCTCACAACACTTTCTGCTGCATTCCTCCTTTACTACCAAGAACACAAAGGGTTCCCTCATACCTAATGCTCCCAAACCCCAAGTAGCCCCTGCAATTACAGAGCTCCCAAGGGCAAACAGCAGGCCTGGCCCAGCCTCATCAACCTGTACTCCATTACTCCCAAACAATCTCCTATTTATTCTGAGAACAGTCATGACTGtccctttctctgagcctcctccTTCTCACAGCTCACCTCCTGTAGAAAGTCCACAGAAACCACTGAACCTGATAGGGGGCTGCAGAGACATAGGCCTCAGGAAATGAGCACATCGGGCAGGGCCTGGTATACAACACCACCACTATAAGAAGGCAGGGGGCAGGACGAATGCCCCTAGAAAAGCATTAACTACCATGGAGCTTACCGTTAGGGGAGGAATGCACATCTCCAAATCTTGTTGAGCTCAAAGTGGGTGGTCCTTCATTTGCAGAAGAAGCTAGATCAAAACACCCCTCTCAACATGACAGGCTTTCAGATAGGTTTGCTGACAGGGCCTTGCTCACTTAGATGGCCTTCAGAAGGTCAAATCACAGAAGAAGACAGATGACCAGCCTGAGGGTCGGAGCAGAGCCCAGCCTTAAGAAGGGAGACCCGTCCAGCCACCTGATCTGAGCCACACAGTTCATGTTCCAGACTTCCCAAGCCCAGTGACTATAGTCACTGCCTGCCAACTAGAATTTGTTCTGTGGCCATTTCCTACTCCTAATCTTTTCTTCCCAGGTAATCTCACAGGGATGGAGAACATGCCTTCATGTCTCCATGCATCTTCCCCAGGTGCACTTATGGGGAGGAAATGGCCAGCAGAACAGAAAAAGATGGTTGGTCTCCACCTCAAGAGAATCTGGTCTAGTGATGAGACCTCCTCACTCAGGAAATACCCCAGACAAATCCCATCCAAACCACAACTCTGTAGACGGTGGTAGAACTAGTTTTTGGAGTCAGCCAAGCTCTTGGTAATAGACAGATGCCATCAGGGGTGGCCAGGAATTTCACTCTGGAACTGGGAACTCATGCTTTCAGCTTCAGATGAATGGGGGGTTGGGAAGCAAGGCTGGGCCGTGCCCCATCCCCCTCGacacgcgtgcgcgcgcgcgcgcgcacacacacacacacacacacacacacacacacagggagtcCCAGATTGTGATTCCAACAGTCTCAAGCCCCCAACCTGTGGCTACAGAAGGAGCAGGAAGCCTGAGTCTATTCCTCACTACATTCATTTGTCATTCTCCCAGACACGGATAATCAATAGCCATTTACCAAGACTGCAAGCTCCAATTAGATAAACTGCTTGATCAACAACTGCCAGAATTAGGAACTCTTGGGCAAACCTACAAACGAAAGTCTTCCCTTTGTCAGCATCTCTTGGGAAACCTCCCTCTCTGCTATAACTAAGCTCACTACTCCCTCTGCCAGTCAGAACCCCAACAGCCTGGCCTCACACAGAGCTCCTAGTGCACAGCAGGCTAGGTGGGGCCTTGACACAACAGTCTCTGGAAGGTGGATGCTGAGTCCTCTGGCCAGTGATGAAACCTGGCCCAGAGGGTGAGTAATGAGATGTCCCCTGCAACCACACCATTGCAGCCTGGGCCTCCCACCCAGTCAGCATTTGTTTTGTTGAATCCATTTGGAGCAAAGAAGATGTGTGAGAAACTTTGAGAGCTAGAGAAAGCCCCAGTTTCTTCTTCGCCTCTGGCCAGCACAGACCTGGTCCAAAGATGAAGGTTTccaggagtgcttgggtggctcagtcggttaagcatccaactcttggtttcagctccagtcctaatcttatggtttgtgagttcgagccctgcatcaggctttgcagtgacagtgcagatcctgcttaggattctctcttgccctctttttgcccctcccccgctcacgctgtctctctctctctcaaaataaataaataaaaactttaaatatatatgtatattttaaaaatgaaagttttcctcttttcctcacaCAACCTGACCCATGACCTGGAAATCCCCCTAGCGAATGCCAGCCTCCACCCTCACAGGAAGTCCTTGACTGACCCCACGACCATGTCTGGAAGCTGACAGGGAATTTGAGCACAGAACATCAAGCACTAAAGACAAAGTGACATAAGGCTTTGGGGTGACTTCTACAGGAAATCCTGCTCTGGGCCAACTGGCTGGGGCCAGAGATGGCCCACTCCAAAGTCCCTGGAAGGAAAGCTGGGTTTCAGAAGGATGCTGGTCCCAGAGCTCCTGCCCCTCCAGGTGGGTCGTTCAGGAGGCATGGACAGCAGTTAGATGGCCCAAGCCTGAGAGGAACTCTGTGGGGAGCACTCTGCAGGGGCACTTGGGGAGGGGCCCTCACTGCCTTGGCAGAATCCTGTTGCCCTGCAAAGCTTACTTCACCTCCCATTTAGGCcatcacatatttttttattcacaaCCTTCTCGAGCCTACCATTATGCTTGTAACTCCTGCTGGTGCCTATGCTCAGCCTCTTCTACCCAGTCCACCTCCTGCCTAAGGACcaatcaattctttctttttgtgcaacttcCTTCAGCTCCCACCAGTACTGAAGCCTAAAGGATTTTTTCAGGTATCAGGGCAACCCGTGGATCCAAAGACACAAACTGATGGTTGAATCTGGCCTGCAGGTTAGTATTTGTTGGCACACAGATACTACTTAAATATGTAAATGGAATTCTGACATTTTAAGATCAaattttctggcttctctttaaGAAACTGCACAGAATCCTCTGGGCTGTGTGGTAAAACTGGGCAGAGATGAGCAGCAGCGGCTCCTTTAGACAGGGCATGGTCACGCTAGCTTGTCCCGGGTCCCCGTGGAGCAGACGCCGTGGCTGCCCTGCCCCACGTGCTCTGGCCCACCTCTAAGCTCACCCGTGGCTGCAGTGCTCTTGTGCATGGGGACAGCTCCCAGTGCCAGTGCCTGCATCTCCCTGCTTCTATGCCTGGAGATTTTTTCCAGCACCAGCTGGCAGTCAGGACAGCCTGGTAGTGCCAGGGATTTAATACTGAAACCCTAATAAAGTCTGGACTCATAAAGGAGTCAGTGGATTAAAACCCACCTGCCTTCCTGTCCCTCAATTCTGAGGCAGGTTCCATGTGATTATTCACACAGTCCCCAGTAGGAGTTCTAGTAGCCTCCCCCAGTGGCAGTCTACTCCTTCATATGCCTTTTATTGgcttcctccctttctgccttaCCTTCTCCACCCTTCACTTGTGCTTAATGGAATTATATCCCAATTAAATTATCTGCTCCCAAGTCTCAGGGCTCACTTTTGGGGAAACCCAAACCAAAATAACCTACTATTCTCTACCTGCCTGGCCCCATGAACATGGCCCTCAGAGCACATCCTTCTGATAAAGAGCTGCAAGATATCCCCCCACTCAGGGGCCTCCCAACATCCCTGGGACAGGACAGACTTACCTCCCCCGAGTAACTGTACTTGCCCCTGAGGATTTGCCGGTACAGCCTGGTACGGTTGTCATCCTCAAAGGGCATAGTGCCACTGAGCAGGACATAGGCAATGACGCCCAGTGCCCACATGTCAACCGAGTTGGTGTAGGGCTTTCGGACCAGGACCTCGGGAGCAATGTACTCGGGTGTGCCACAAGTGGTCTTCATCAGGCAGTCGTCCCCCTTCTTGCGGGCACTGGCCAGGCCGAAGTCAGTGATGATGATCTTGGAGTCAGTGCCTGGGTGGTAGTAGAGCAGATTCTCAGGCTTGAGGTCTCGGTGTGTGATGCCCAGTGCATGCAGGTATCGAACACCGTCCAGCACCATCTGCAGCACCCGTGTGGCATCACGTTCAGTGAAGGAACCCTTGGCGATGATGCGATCAAAGAGCTCTCCACCAGTGGCCAGCTCCATCACCATGTACACACGCTCCTGCGTCTCAAACACTTCTACCAGCTGAATGATGTTGGCATGACGCACCCGGCGCAGCACACGCAGCTCTGACTCACATACCTCTCGCCCTTCCCGATACTTGGTCTCGATCATCTTGATAGCATATGGCTGCCGGGTTGCACGGTGCTCCACACGTACTACTCGGCTGAAACTGCCTCGGCCAATCAGGGCTTTGATGTCATACTTAGCTGTCACACGTGGGTCAAACTTAGCCCTGTACTTAGCCACCCTGGCCCTGCGTGGTGGTTCTGAGGGAGGCTCTGTGTGGCCGGCAGTGGGGGCACCAGGGCACGGGTTTGCACACTGACTGGCTGCTGGGAACCCAGCTTTGAGAGCACCAACACTGTCCACCTCTGTGATGAAGTGCTTGTACACATCACTCTTAGTGCCACTGAAGGGCTCCACCTTCTTGACGAGATCCAGCTGGACATCCTTTGGCGGCTCAGGAAGGACCTTGCTTGTCCCACAGCCCATCACGGACACGGGGGCATCCTCTCCAGCGAGGTTGGCAGGACCTGCTCTGCAGGCAGTGCCCCGTCTACACCTATGCAGACAGAAGAAAGGTCAAGTCAACATAGCCAGAGATAGCTCTGAAAGGATAGCAGCCACCCTCCTCGCCCATTCTCCCTTGCTCCTCAATAAACGTAGCCTGAAGACCTGACTCTAATATGGTTCCCTGGAAGGGGGGATGGCATTGGCACCTTAGTGCTCAGTGGAGGGTCCAGATGAAAGGCTGGATGTGAGCTCCATGGTCCTGACTTACACCACCCTGGATCTGATTCTCACGACACTTTCCAACCCCAAATAAGGGGCAGGAACATATATCAGGCTCAGCTGTCACTGCCCCCAACCTCCTCCATACTCTGCCTGGGCCCCTTATCCTAgttgaaattctgtttttttttaaatgttaaaatcattcCTCTTATTACTCTGACTCATCTTTTCTGAAACAGGGGTGTGGGATGTTGGAGCCTGCTCTCCAACACTATCAGGGCTCAGAAAGGTGTTCCTCAGGGATATCTTTCCTGGCCCTCCAGCCTCCTGCATGGGTTGATTCCTTCCTACGACCGCCGCCACCACTACCATCACTGTCTTGGTTTTCTGCCCTAACCTTACTCTTCTCTAGGTGGTTCCCATTACTTTGCTAATATACTACCTTCACCTGGCAGTTTAACACCCTGTTCCAGGGTCTTTTACTTCCCCAGTTCACCACAAAGTTGGCTGAAAAGCCACACAATCCTGAGGCTGGCTGAAATCAAACCCTGTGAACTTGGGACCACAAACCTCAGCATGCTGCCACTAGGTAGCCACCAAACTAGCTTGGGCTTCATTCAAGAGACAAAAGGGACCATGGGCTTGGAAAGGACACTAACAGTTTCACAGTGACTCAGGCTGTGAATCAGAGTACTCTGCTTCCTTGGGATGAGGATCTAAGAGCTTCTCCATTTGCTTCCCAGACAGAGATGTTCCAACCATTAACACCCAGGGGCTGGTAGGGCCTGGATAAGGTAAAGTGCTGAAGTACTGCTTTCCAGAAGTCACTTCTACCCTGGCCTTCCTTCTCTAAGTCTATCTGAAGGCCCCATGGGTGAAAGAAAAGGGTTGAGAATTTCCTATTGATGATGCCATACAAAATTAGGAGTAAAATCATCAAATCAgatcaaacatttattaaatactataacatttattaaatactatgTAAGGAAAGAAACAATTCTTCCCTACTCCGTATTTCTTTACTCTGTGGGCCTCCTTTACCTTCACAGAGAATACTTCACTTTTGACACCTCTGATCACTCATGTGTGGAGTcaccacaccaagcaattctgtAACGCTGGTCAgatgtcctacaatttaactcaattctgacactgtctacccaaaggtagcatcagatcccacaggttaagggttcagcCCCTTAAGActgccccctccctcacacacacttcAGCCACCAGTTACAAGCCTAGGttatcacctgtgcttctgaccaactgaTCACAGACAGGGGACCCAGCAACCTCCTCCTTGGGTTCAATCAATTTGCTAGAGAGACTCGCAGAACTCAGGACAACACTTACttacatttaccagtttattaaaggatatgataaggATACAGGTAAACACCCatcagatggaagagatgcacagggcaaggcgtgtggggaggggcatggagcttccatgccctctctgcATGTGCCACTCTCCCAGCACATCCATGTGTTCAATCCAGAAGCTCCCCAAACACCCTAGTATTGGGATTTTATGGAGCCTTCATCACGTGGGCACAATCAatcattaactccattttcaACTCTTCTCCCTTCTCAAGAAAATAGGAGGGCTGAAAAGTCCAAGTTTCTAATCATGGCTTGAGTTTTTCTGGTGACTAGCTCCCATCCAGGAGTCATCCGGGAGCCCACTCAGTCACCTCATTAGGACAAAAGAACACTCCTATCACCAAAGAAATTGCAAGGGTTTCAGGAACCTGTATCAGGAACTAGAATCAAAAACCAAATATTAGAATAACAGATGCTCTTtatgctcttatcacttaggaaattacaagggtttcAAAAGcactgtgccaggaactggggggagacacacatatatatttccgTTTACCTCACAAACGTCTGTCTACTAGGTGCTAGGGATTCAAGAATGAGTAAAACATGGTCCAATGTAGATTATAGTTTAACACATATACAGACACAAAAGCAAAACCTGATCACTAAAGTCACagtgcaaataaagaaaaaagcataaaaacagatCATTTCAATATAGCATGGTAGGTGTTAAGCTTGAGAAACaacagtaggggcgcctgggtgactcagttggtta
Protein-coding sequences here:
- the PSKH1 gene encoding serine/threonine-protein kinase H1 isoform X1, which gives rise to MGCGTSKVLPEPPKDVQLDLVKKVEPFSGTKSDVYKHFITEVDSVGALKAGFPAASQCANPCPGAPTAGHTEPPSEPPRRARVAKYRAKFDPRVTAKYDIKALIGRGSFSRVVRVEHRATRQPYAIKMIETKYREGREVCESELRVLRRVRHANIIQLVEVFETQERVYMVMELATGGELFDRIIAKGSFTERDATRVLQMVLDGVRYLHALGITHRDLKPENLLYYHPGTDSKIIITDFGLASARKKGDDCLMKTTCGTPEYIAPEVLVRKPYTNSVDMWALGVIAYVLLSGTMPFEDDNRTRLYRQILRGKYSYSGEPWPSVSNLAKDFIDRLLTVDPGARMTALQALRHPWVVSMAASSSMKNLHRSISQNLLKRASSRCQSTKSAQSTRSSRSTRSNKSRRVRERELRELNLRYQQQYNG
- the PSKH1 gene encoding serine/threonine-protein kinase H1 isoform X2, with protein sequence MGCGTSKVLPEPPKDVQLDLVKKVEPFSGTKSDVYKHFITEVDSVGALKAGFPAASQCANPCPGAPTAGHTEPPSEPPRRARVAKYRAKFDPRVTAKYDIKALIGRGSFSRVVRVEHRATRQPYAIKMIETKYREGREVCESELRVLRRVRHANIIQLVEVFETQERVYMVMELATGGELFDRIIAKGSFTERDATRVLQMVLDGVRYLHALGITHRDLKPENLLYYHPGTDSKIIITDFGLASARKKGDDCLMKTTCGTPEYIAPEVLVRKPYTNSVDMWALGVIAYVLLSGTMPFEDDNRTRLYRQILRGKYSYSGEALSPKVLFPGAQPPPIPCQVPGWWILFGLEAQASGCPGPVCPTWPRTSLTAC